A section of the Pedobacter sp. HDW13 genome encodes:
- a CDS encoding HipA family kinase codes for MNDLQLRTVNVTRYVTPLREGGSMPAIAEADDNFLYVLKFRGAGQGPRALIAELIGGEIARILGLRVPELVFANLDEAFGRTEPDEEIQDLLKASVGLNLALHYLSGAITFDPTVTTVDATLASQIVWLDCFLTNMDRTCRNTNMLVWHKELWLIDHGASLYFHHSWQNWEEQAIKPFYLVKDHVLLPWATELETVNETFKAILTPEKIEAVIALIPDTWLEGETNFSNTTDHRKAYEHFLTTRLLHADTIIKEAQHAREVLI; via the coding sequence ATGAACGATTTACAACTAAGAACAGTAAATGTAACCAGGTACGTTACGCCATTGCGCGAGGGAGGTTCTATGCCTGCCATTGCCGAGGCCGACGATAACTTTTTATATGTACTGAAATTCCGTGGGGCCGGACAAGGGCCAAGAGCGCTCATTGCTGAATTAATTGGCGGTGAAATTGCTAGGATTTTAGGGCTGCGCGTACCAGAACTTGTATTTGCCAATCTGGACGAAGCTTTTGGCCGTACAGAACCTGATGAAGAAATACAGGATTTGTTAAAAGCGAGCGTTGGGCTAAACCTGGCCTTGCATTACTTATCTGGTGCCATTACCTTCGATCCGACGGTAACCACTGTTGATGCAACCTTAGCCTCGCAAATTGTGTGGCTTGATTGCTTTTTAACCAACATGGATCGCACTTGTAGAAACACCAATATGTTGGTGTGGCATAAAGAACTCTGGTTAATCGATCACGGTGCCTCGCTATATTTTCACCATTCCTGGCAAAATTGGGAAGAACAGGCCATTAAGCCATTCTATTTGGTTAAAGATCATGTACTATTGCCATGGGCAACTGAATTAGAAACCGTAAATGAAACTTTTAAAGCCATACTAACGCCCGAAAAAATTGAAGCAGTGATTGCTTTAATCCCGGATACCTGGCTTGAAGGCGAAACTAATTTTAGCAATACCACCGATCACCGTAAAGCTTACGAGCATTTTTTAACCACCAGGTTATTACATGCCGATACCATTATAAAGGAAGCACAACATGCAAGAGAAGTTCTTATTTGA
- a CDS encoding DUF3037 domain-containing protein — MQEKFLFEYAVIRVMPRVEREEFINVGIILFCAKQKFLKSIFAVDEARMLAFSPKIDLDELKANLCAFERISIAAKGSGPIGQYDQASRFRWLTATRSTVVQCSKVHPGLCTDAEETLLRLHQELVL; from the coding sequence ATGCAAGAGAAGTTCTTATTTGAGTATGCTGTGATCCGCGTGATGCCAAGGGTAGAACGCGAAGAATTTATTAATGTGGGCATTATCCTGTTTTGCGCGAAGCAGAAATTTTTAAAGAGTATTTTTGCTGTAGATGAAGCCCGAATGCTTGCCTTTTCGCCTAAAATTGATTTAGACGAACTGAAAGCCAACCTTTGTGCTTTCGAAAGGATAAGCATTGCCGCAAAAGGATCGGGGCCGATTGGCCAGTACGATCAGGCTTCACGTTTCAGGTGGCTTACCGCTACACGGAGCACGGTTGTGCAATGTTCTAAAGTACACCCCGGACTTTGTACCGATGCGGAAGAAACACTATTGAGGTTACACCAGGAGCTGGTGCTGTAG